The following coding sequences lie in one Macrobrachium nipponense isolate FS-2020 chromosome 45, ASM1510439v2, whole genome shotgun sequence genomic window:
- the LOC135214183 gene encoding uncharacterized protein LOC135214183, translating to MINVYVHADKLDLENLPKVIFNEYCLLVGDLNARHHDLGSSGSQNRNGFVLNNILNSLENVKVSGNGAPTHVRGGRIDYAVLFNTFECTADALVVTELVSDHFALEVSLSINKMFVSKKRKCYHLKPDRKLEFMNKVGEWYTHYKEVNGHQNDENIFYEDLLTVIDSILNTPIKGGFSSFKKSVYSNDKIVRGWDKLLRKAQRNWNKNPNDNRRRETLMQIADGTAEVRGTVRSKYWDKFLEDISFTKEIGSVWNLVNKVRKKRKETMAHHDPNGKANQLVRKLSEAASNSGLPNSVQACLRNRRYKRRQLVAINCETCLPSTKDELLFYMKKGKSTAPGTDGITYEIISCLIMMEDSPLLDLINLSYKNGRLPKKWKIALVVPILKSNGEYRPISLTSCLCKLMESLVLNRLMYMIGDQLSPNVFGFIKGKSTSDCVIKALSNANVKCRAFVDLKGAFDRACSDVILEELVNKGVRGILLRWIRSYLTERRAKVWFQGSESEEMLMELGIPQGGVLSPTPFNVLVDKIARHNFPAGTEIIVYADDILIQCVSETILIRAMAELQNL from the coding sequence ATGATCAATGTGTATGTGCATGCTGATAAATTGGATCTTGAGAATTTACCTAAGGTTATTTTCAATGAGTACTGTTTATTAGTGGGTGATCTTAATGCTCGCCATCATGATTTGGGAAGCAGTGGTAGCCAAAACAGAAATGGTTTTGTGTTAAATAACATACTCAACTCATTGGAAAATGTCAAAGTCTCGGGGAATGGCGCACCAACGCACGTGAGAGGTGGCAGAATTGATTATGCGGTACTTTTTAATACGTTTGAATGTACAGCTGATGCGTTAGTTGTTACTGAGCTTGTTAGTGATCACTTTGCTTTAGAAGTATCTTTAAGCATAAACAAGATGTTTGTCAGTAAAAAAAGGAAGTGCTATCATTTAAAACCTGATAGAAAATTAGAGTTCATGAATAAAGTTGGTGAGTGGTACACACATTACAAGGAAGTTAATGGTCATCAAAACGATGAAAACATATTCTATGAAGATTTGCTCACTGTCATTGATAGTATTTTAAATACTCCTATAAAAGGTGGCTTCTCCTCATTTAAAAAGTCTGTATATTCAAATGACAAAATAGTTCGGGGTTGGGATAAACTGCTTCGAAAAGCTCAACGTAATTGGAATAAGAATCCAAATGATAATCGGAGGAGAGAAACCTTGATGCAGATAGCAGACGGGACAGCAGAGGTAAGAGGGACGGTCAGAAGTAAATATTGGGATAAGTTCTTGGAAGATATTTCATTTACTAAAGAGATTGGGTCTGTATGGAATTTGGTCAATAaagtgagaaagaaaaggaaggaaaccaTGGCTCATCATGATCCGAATGGGAAAGCGAACCAATTGGTTAGGAAATTGTCGGAAGCTGCAAGTAACAGTGGTCTCCCAAACAGTGTTCAGGCCTGCTTACGTAACAGGCGGTACAAACGAAGACAACTCGTGGCTATAAATTGTGAGACTTGTTTGCCATCTACAAAAGATGAATTGTTGTTTTATATGAAGAAGGGCAAATCTACCGCTCCTGGTACGGATGGGATAACGTACGAAATTATAAGCTGTTTAATTATGATGGAGGATAGTCCTTTGTTAGATCTAATTAATCTTTCATATAAAAATGGCAGGCTCCCtaagaaatggaaaatagctCTTGTTGTACCTATACTGAAGAGCAACGGAGAATATAGGCCTATTTCacttacatcttgtttgtgtaaattaATGGAGAGTCTTGTATTAAATAGATTAATGTATATGATTGGTGACCAATTATCCCCGAATGTGTTTGGTTTTATAAAGGGGAAAAGTACTTCAGACTGCGTTATTAAAGCCTTAAGTAATGCTAATGTTAAATGTAGAGCATTTGTTGACTTAAAAGGAGCTTTTGATAGAGCTTGCAGTGATGTTATTCTAGAAGAACTTGTCAACAAAGGTGTCAGGGGAATTTTACTGAGGTGGATTAGGAGTTACTTAACTGAAAGAAGAGCGAAAGTTTGGTTCCAAGGATCTGAGTCCGAGGAAATGTTGATGGAGTTAGGTATTCCTCAAGGTGGTGTTCTTAGTCCTACCCCTTTTAATGTTTTGGTGGATAAAATTGCGAGGCATAATTTTCCTGCTGGTACTGAGATTATTGTTTATGCTGATGATATTTTGATACAGTGTGTTAGTGAAACCATTTTAATAAGAGCTATGGCAGAATTACAGAATTTGTGA